The DNA window AGGTTGAAGAGGTGAATGTGACTTCAGTGTCAGCAATGTCCAGCCTCCTACCAGAGGTAGCATCTAAGAGTTCAGGGGTGAGGTCAGTGGACCAACAAACAGCATTTATTCAGAAACTTGTCTCCATGCCCTCTAGGCGATGGAGACAGAAGCACCAGCTCTTTTCACTGTGTAGCCGTCCCCCTAGTGCTCAGGACGGCACATCACTGCATTTTCGTAGAGACCGATGGAGTCTCCAGGTGAGGAAGAAGGGGGTGACATCCTCTCAGGACTTCCCTCGTGTTGTTAGGATCTGCTATGAGACAAGGCCCACAGGAGGCTCTGTGAGGTGGACCAACGATCAGGACAACAGGTTTGTCTCAGGATGTCAAAAATGTCCGAGTGcgattccttttttttttttcttctaattgGCAACTGGCAGCACATCTGTTCTGATTTCTGCACCTTGAATTACAGTGTACTATTCTGAGTTTGGTGTGCTAGAATAGAATAATACTGATTCATTAATTCACCGAAACATGCCTGAGGCTGTTATggtctgttctgtgtgtggatCCTTTGAGCATTGAGAAGAGGGTTGTTTATAGTTTACCATTGTTTATCCTTCCAGggtgtgtgtttacactgccGGTTCTCCCATCAACAACCGAGCCCTCTTCCCCTGCCAGGAGCCGCCTGTTGCCATGTCAACATGGCAGGCAACAGTACGGGCCCCCAGTGAGTGTGTGGTTTTGATGAGTGGGGAGGAGCAGGCTGTACCTATTGAGGATGGGAATACACGTAAGCCGTCATTTCACAAGCCTTTTGTGACAACCAGGAGGTGTTAAGCCCAAAATCACAAAATTGACTCAAAGGGCTTTTGTTTGGTGCAGTGTATATATGTAGTCACttgatttgaaaatgttgttgtaaGTTGACGTAGAGATTTAAAAACTGATTAAGAGGGATATTTTAGGGATTTTCTGTAATTGCCACAAAAGGTGTTACCTACGTTTAGCCGTTAACTGTTGAGGGATGAAGGATACGTAACTCTCTATAGATTTGTTAGAGCCAAAGACAAACAGTGTAGATGGTGAACACAACTTAAGATTGAacagtgaagtaaaacaaaacagccttctttctgtcatttgtaCTCCTCTCTTTTGCGATGCCTTAGAATCTTTCACCCATCTATCACCTGCCTTTCCTCCTCTTGACTCTCTGCAGGTTTCTCAGTATGGAATTACTACGTCACTATGCCTATGCCTGCCTCTACCTTCACCTTGGCAGTGGGCCACTGGTGCCAAGTCACAGCAGAAATTCCCCCAGCACTGGAAAGAAGTGTATGGGACAGGATGGGCTGTGGTAAGACGGCCAAACCTGGAGCTGGTTCTAGGGAATGGATTGAGGCTGGGCTTTTGTCTGGACTTGGGAGCTCCTCCAGTGAAGTAGTAAATAGCTCTCCACTCCAGACTGGCaggtattttattatttttcctgtGGTTTACCTCACTTTTCGTCTTGTAggatttctttctctccaggTTGTTATAAACCCACATCTGGCCCTTCAACATTGCATGGTGAAAGTTTCCTTTTGCCACACCAAAATGGTGCAGGTGAAGTTAGGGTGCAGCACTGGGCAGTCAGTTTTAATGGCAAGTACATCAAAGCTTGAGTCATAGTACATTGTATTGGATTCAGGGCCCAGCACAAATTATCTTTGGAAAAAGACTGACATAGATTCTACAGAAGTAGAGGATTTAGAGGACAGGCTGGGGTATTGGAGAGGGCTGTCTGCTGTGGGCACGGCACGGCAGGGCAGGGTCGCTTTGGGGTCTCCCTCGCCACTGGCCAGCAGGTTAGAAGCCCTGCCAGTGGTTTCCAgtaatcctcctcctcctcccctcacaGTTTTCCTCCAGCAGCAGTCCAGCCGTAGCCTGCTGCAGGCCCCAGGAATCTCTCGCTACAAGGAAGCCCTTTATTTTCAGTGAATGGCTGGAAAGAAACTTGGATGTTGCTAGAAACCTTTGGAACAATTCTGATGCCGAGGATGGAGTTAGTGCTGGATATTGGATTTAGAGTGAATGAGATTGCATGTCGGCATCTAGGTATTTTAGGATCACTGTGGTTTTACTTTGTGACGTATATGTTCCATACTAAATTACCATTGCTTTTGTTTCCATGCCTTTCACAGAGAGACGGGGCACATTTTGCCACATTTGGTTCAACAACTCAAGAACTGTATATTCTTTAAATGAAATTCATTAAATCGTCATCATTAACCTTGGATTAAACTTTTCTTCCCCCTTTTAATCTGCTACAGCGAAGACCAGACCACCCGCTCCGTTTCAGCTTTCTGCTACTCTTCCCTTGAGGATGAGGGGCTCTCTGTAACTGATTATTCAGGCATGGTAGATGACGGCATCTCTTGTTCCCATGGTGACTACCCTTGCCGGTTTGCCGAGCGGTCGGCTAGGTCCCAGCGGGTGATTCCACATCGTGTGTTTGGTCCTGTCTGCTTGCTGCAGAAAGCCCAGGTGGAGTTTTGACAAAGACCCACTGAGACTTAAgctaattatattttatataattagaAGAGACTGTTAGAATCACTTAATGTTTGTGTCAGTATGCCAGAGGTTTTCACCTGTCATTTCTTGGCAGAATGGTAAAAGTATGACACTGTACTCCCATGGGAGTCACTTAAAACACTCCCTATACTGGGACTTGGCCATATTTCTATCATTCAGTCAAACATGACAATTAACAAACCTCGAGCCACTTCAGGTATTTGATGTGTTCTGTCTCAAGCACACCTGGTGCACCTATTAAGGTCTTGATTAGTCACTAAAAATTGCATTTTATGTTGAATTTGGAAGATAAATTTGTAGTTATTAGTTGTGTTGAGCTATTTaaaatttttttgtttggtttgctcACTGTGGAAAACCTGTGCTCATCAGCATTTTTACATCCTAGCCGTCTATAGCCATATACAGCAATTTATGTCAAACACAATTTGTAAACCTATTGCTTTCCTTTTGCAGATGGCAGTTCTCAAGCTGTTGCCCCGATGCCTGGCTGCAGCCCATGCCATTCTAGGGGTCCATCCCTTTTCCCGGCTTGATGTTCTCATTGTGCCAGCAGGGTTCTCCAGTCTGGGCATGGCCAGGTAATGACACGTTGAATGGTGAAAGTGTAGATTGGAGAGGGTTAATGGAATAAGAAAGTCAGAAAGCCATACCATAAGATTTTAGAACTTTGTTCACTAAAATGGTGCCCGCTGTGTCTGGACACTATGTTGATGAGCGTTGTAAAGCCAAATCAGGAGCGGAAAGATGCTGAAATGCTCCATATAGGGGAATTGCAGAGGGGGTAATAATctaaaattaattcattacaaTATAAGCAACAccttttacattacacatatAGCCAGTGGATCGCTTGAGTCCTTTCAGGTACTGTAGGTGTATGCACATTAAAACTgcaactgaaaactgaaaaacacaaatttgccaCAACAACAAAGCTAGATCCAGTGCTGGTTTGGTTTATCAAAAAAAATATTCTGGGTTGATTTTATaggaaatatttcattttttttttctcccaaacAGCTCCTTTCCCATATATCTTATGCAGCATTTTCAAACCTTTAACAGATTCCCACCACATCT is part of the Anabas testudineus chromosome 9, fAnaTes1.2, whole genome shotgun sequence genome and encodes:
- the aopep gene encoding aminopeptidase O isoform X5 gives rise to the protein MDPDVDINPDTDDLPLRANTNHILVRHYVLDLTVHFERKVISGSAVLFLEPCSGLRTKVENDIGPEVVKKSGTVEAEESQGGFVGRCRDVDAQKDGIKGPEKTTTKMERVAVDESGGVGLQTAAVTKYIQSSHLWETTSDDDFTLVLDCCDLDVSKVEEVNVTSVSAMSSLLPEVASKSSGVRSVDQQTAFIQKLVSMPSRRWRQKHQLFSLCSRPPSAQDGTSLHFRRDRWSLQVRKKGVTSSQDFPRVVRICYETRPTGGSVRWTNDQDNRVCVYTAGSPINNRALFPCQEPPVAMSTWQATVRAPSECVVLMSGEEQAVPIEDGNTRFSVWNYYVTMPMPASTFTLAVGHWCQVTAEIPPALERSVWDRMGCGKTAKPGAGSREWIEAGLLSGLGSSSSEVVNSSPLQTGSEDQTTRSVSAFCYSSLEDEGLSVTDYSGMVDDGISCSHGDYPCRFAERSARSQRVIPHRVFGPVCLLQKAQMAVLKLLPRCLAAAHAILGVHPFSRLDVLIVPAGFSSLGMASPHIIFLSQSVLCSGSSGSGENGLSLCGSRMCHEIAHSWFGLVIGARDWTEEWISEGFATYLEDIIWAQAQQLSLQDTEKQSDLKALLRWRRLSDELQHSEEELQILRPNMENTGQVSESGSSTVKHALNPDKTFMQVHYLKGYFLLRFLACQVGEQQFIDFFRSFVKKYHGQLILSQDFLRMLLITFPDMERCDLMEHT